One Effusibacillus lacus DNA window includes the following coding sequences:
- a CDS encoding NRAMP family divalent metal transporter yields MTNTIVSLALVGRGIYNYVEITIKGILILMVVSLVGSALWVGPDVPAIVKGTIAFSVPENVGGVDTLVFVVSLIGAVAGSMSNLIYPYLFEQKGWRGPAYLKLQRYDLLFGIVMIIIIDLGVWVLGAEILHPKGLTVESVSDMAQMLTSTLGMLGGILFYLGVLGACFKTVVVYALGFGNLFVDAIHTTFPERGKRYNREYTKDPLYKLTLLITVVFPVLWALPSMPGFVYLTILVNALQVVLLPAVSIGLIVLTNRKDLLAQYANKWWENLLLLILIGLTLWSTWQLLVNLL; encoded by the coding sequence TTGACAAACACAATCGTTTCTCTCGCTTTAGTTGGTAGGGGAATTTATAACTACGTAGAGATAACCATTAAAGGCATTCTTATTTTAATGGTGGTCAGTTTAGTAGGAAGTGCCTTATGGGTAGGACCTGACGTACCCGCTATAGTAAAAGGTACGATAGCATTTAGCGTCCCGGAGAATGTTGGCGGGGTAGATACTTTGGTTTTTGTCGTTTCGTTAATCGGTGCTGTCGCCGGTTCCATGTCAAACTTGATATATCCCTATCTGTTTGAGCAAAAGGGCTGGCGTGGTCCAGCATATCTGAAACTTCAACGCTATGATCTCTTGTTTGGAATAGTAATGATTATTATCATCGATTTAGGCGTATGGGTACTCGGCGCTGAAATCCTCCATCCCAAAGGTTTAACGGTTGAGAGCGTGTCAGATATGGCACAAATGTTAACTTCAACATTAGGTATGCTTGGCGGTATTCTTTTCTATCTCGGAGTTTTGGGGGCTTGTTTTAAAACGGTTGTCGTTTATGCACTTGGATTTGGCAATCTCTTTGTAGACGCTATTCATACTACCTTCCCTGAAAGAGGAAAAAGATATAACCGTGAGTATACTAAAGACCCATTATACAAACTCACCCTTCTCATTACGGTCGTTTTTCCCGTCCTTTGGGCTCTTCCATCCATGCCAGGGTTTGTATACTTAACGATTTTAGTCAATGCGTTGCAAGTCGTACTTTTACCTGCAGTTTCCATAGGATTGATCGTGTTAACCAACCGTAAAGACCTTTTAGCTCAGTACGCCAATAAATGGTGGGAGAACCTGCTTCTACTCATACTGATTGGATTAACTCTATGGTCGACATGGCAGCTTCTCGTCAACTTGCTGTAG
- a CDS encoding UGSC family (seleno)protein encodes MNNSGKFIVLDPTESPARADQHTATRLDTLEGKVLAVVNNGKRNSDVFLRALLDEIQSRFNLKEVIWVDKTNVSLPMPPETLQRLRSCEAVISGVGDUGSCSSSSVLDGLTMEKSGVPAAVICTRPFLEQSKAMAVTHGFIEYPFVEVFHPIATASPVSLQAEAERVTDEVLGLLLNVRG; translated from the coding sequence GTGAACAACAGCGGCAAGTTCATCGTGTTGGATCCAACGGAAAGTCCGGCAAGGGCTGATCAACACACGGCCACTCGTCTCGATACTTTGGAGGGAAAAGTTTTGGCTGTGGTAAATAACGGCAAACGAAATTCAGACGTTTTCCTCCGTGCCCTGCTTGACGAAATCCAGAGTCGTTTTAACCTGAAAGAAGTGATCTGGGTCGACAAAACCAATGTTTCTTTGCCTATGCCGCCGGAGACCTTGCAAAGATTGAGATCTTGCGAGGCGGTTATTTCCGGGGTAGGTGACTGAGGATCCTGCAGTTCAAGCAGTGTGCTTGATGGACTGACTATGGAAAAATCGGGAGTGCCGGCGGCGGTTATTTGCACCCGGCCATTTTTGGAGCAAAGCAAAGCAATGGCAGTGACCCATGGTTTTATTGAATATCCCTTCGTTGAAGTATTCCATCCCATTGCTACGGCTTCACCTGTATCATTACAGGCGGAGGCGGAAAGAGTAACCGACGAGGTATTGGGATTGCTGTTGAATGTCCGGGGATAA
- a CDS encoding S8 family serine peptidase, translating to MKTKVSIFLSLILAVALLFAPFPKAQASTVEIDPLLSVALETATSDTVHTVILTYASKPTDVDVQKLKSLGLKTVTFKHLPMVAVQGTKEAIQKAFSIEGLSSIYFNKKLDYLLKDSAPYIGADRVWNELGYTGKGVTVAVIDSGIDAAHPDLALGTKTIQNVKFLTGNLIFDGEPVYLENVPNTDTSSGHGTHVAGTIAGTGTASVGTYKGMAPDAKLVGLGTGDALFILWALEAFDYAIDHKDQYSIQVISNSWGTTGEYSPNDPINVASKAAHDAGMIVVFAAGNEGPDANTLSPYSVAPWVIGVAAGTNDGKLADFSSRGIEADPLYHPTLTAPGVDIVSARASTGSTINALTAKKDATHIPPEYLAYYTTASGTSMATPHISGVVALMLEAKPGLHPDVVKDVLVRTATPMPGYKEFEVGAGYVNAYNAVVKAKKTSIKRGQYKDRKTGKVYPTYFETDTWTGTVGPSIAETSIESKDLHTYDIHGNAVSTVVKIEWTTPGVDLDLYVYDPNKQLAGKSAQSLTVTEETTIPDPAYGTWTVETRGWLSAVEPYTGTATIEYVLR from the coding sequence TTGAAAACAAAAGTGTCCATTTTCTTATCACTCATTTTGGCAGTGGCTTTGTTGTTTGCTCCGTTCCCGAAAGCGCAGGCGTCAACAGTGGAAATTGACCCGCTGTTGAGTGTTGCTTTGGAAACTGCGACATCGGATACGGTGCACACAGTGATCTTGACCTATGCTTCGAAACCGACGGACGTTGATGTGCAGAAACTGAAATCGTTGGGGTTAAAGACGGTTACGTTCAAGCATTTGCCGATGGTTGCCGTGCAGGGGACCAAAGAGGCGATCCAAAAAGCTTTCTCGATCGAAGGATTGAGTTCCATTTATTTCAATAAAAAGCTGGATTACTTGTTAAAAGACAGCGCTCCTTACATAGGGGCGGACAGGGTATGGAACGAACTTGGCTACACAGGAAAAGGAGTTACCGTAGCGGTCATTGACAGCGGAATCGACGCTGCTCATCCAGATCTTGCATTAGGAACCAAGACGATTCAAAATGTGAAGTTTTTGACTGGGAACCTGATTTTTGATGGAGAACCGGTTTATTTGGAAAATGTGCCGAACACCGATACTTCGTCGGGACATGGCACCCATGTGGCAGGCACCATTGCAGGCACGGGAACGGCAAGCGTCGGGACCTATAAAGGGATGGCTCCGGATGCCAAGTTAGTTGGCTTGGGAACAGGGGACGCGCTTTTCATTCTGTGGGCGCTGGAAGCTTTCGATTATGCAATTGACCACAAGGATCAATATAGTATCCAGGTGATCAGCAACAGTTGGGGAACAACGGGAGAGTACTCGCCGAACGATCCGATCAATGTGGCGAGCAAGGCAGCCCATGACGCAGGGATGATTGTCGTGTTTGCTGCCGGCAATGAGGGCCCTGACGCCAATACTTTGAGTCCGTATTCGGTGGCTCCGTGGGTAATCGGTGTTGCGGCAGGAACGAATGATGGCAAACTGGCTGATTTTTCATCACGGGGAATTGAAGCGGACCCGCTTTACCATCCAACCCTTACGGCGCCGGGTGTCGATATCGTCTCGGCACGGGCTTCTACCGGTTCCACCATTAACGCATTGACCGCCAAGAAAGATGCGACCCATATTCCGCCGGAATATCTCGCTTATTATACAACGGCAAGCGGCACCAGCATGGCGACACCTCATATTTCCGGGGTGGTTGCCCTGATGCTGGAAGCCAAGCCAGGATTGCACCCCGATGTGGTGAAAGACGTTCTCGTTCGGACCGCCACTCCGATGCCCGGGTATAAGGAGTTCGAAGTAGGCGCCGGCTATGTCAACGCTTATAATGCGGTGGTTAAAGCGAAGAAAACAAGCATCAAAAGGGGGCAATACAAGGATCGCAAAACCGGAAAAGTCTATCCTACCTATTTTGAAACCGACACCTGGACAGGAACGGTTGGACCCAGCATCGCCGAAACATCCATTGAATCAAAGGATCTTCACACTTATGATATCCACGGGAATGCCGTAAGTACTGTTGTTAAAATCGAATGGACAACACCCGGGGTAGATCTTGACCTGTATGTGTATGATCCTAATAAGCAATTGGCGGGTAAATCCGCACAAAGTCTGACCGTAACAGAAGAAACGACGATCCCGGATCCGGCTTACGGAACATGGACGGTGGAAACCCGCGGGTGGTTGAGCGCGGTCGAGCCATATACAGGGACTGCTACAATCGAGTATGTACTGAGATAA
- a CDS encoding GDSL-type esterase/lipase family protein gives MQKGKIVWYLIAATSALSLLLLGSGAILAYQDTRTESVQPQKIAGEKQKPTGDSPAAGGSESVKSASIPTFSPAQVEGDYRLVALGDSLTRGTGDETGQGFVGNLTAELQKLTKHQVVATNLGINGMKAPELLPYIQSPEVQQEIKTAHLITLSIGGNDLVRGAGAISDPNPELSKQTQDTYLSTLDQIFTEIRKQNQTAPVLFVGLYNPFALDGDSLQTAYKILEEWNFQTSRLLAKHQPALLVPTQDLFAWNGEKRLSVDRFHPNAEGYKEIALRMAQSLR, from the coding sequence ATGCAAAAAGGAAAAATTGTCTGGTATCTGATCGCGGCAACGTCGGCCCTGAGTCTCCTTCTTCTCGGTTCGGGAGCCATTCTGGCATACCAAGACACCCGGACGGAATCCGTCCAACCGCAAAAAATCGCAGGTGAAAAGCAAAAGCCGACAGGGGACTCTCCCGCTGCCGGTGGTTCAGAGTCTGTAAAATCTGCGTCAATTCCTACCTTTTCCCCTGCCCAGGTGGAAGGAGATTATCGGTTGGTGGCTCTGGGAGACTCACTGACAAGAGGCACCGGAGATGAAACCGGTCAAGGATTTGTGGGGAACTTGACGGCAGAACTGCAAAAACTGACAAAACACCAGGTGGTTGCCACAAATCTCGGGATCAACGGGATGAAAGCACCTGAATTGCTTCCATACATTCAATCTCCTGAAGTGCAGCAGGAAATTAAGACGGCCCATCTGATAACCCTTTCGATCGGGGGAAACGATCTGGTGCGAGGAGCGGGGGCCATTTCCGACCCGAATCCGGAACTGTCTAAACAGACACAGGATACCTACTTGTCCACTCTTGATCAAATCTTCACTGAAATTCGCAAACAGAACCAAACGGCACCGGTCCTGTTCGTCGGGTTGTATAATCCTTTTGCTTTGGACGGGGATTCGCTGCAAACCGCCTACAAAATTCTGGAGGAGTGGAACTTCCAGACTTCCCGTCTCCTGGCAAAGCATCAACCCGCTCTGCTGGTTCCGACCCAGGATCTGTTCGCATGGAATGGGGAGAAACGTCTGTCCGTTGACCGTTTCCACCCGAACGCCGAGGGCTACAAAGAGATTGCGCTAAGAATGGCACAGAGCCTTAGATAA
- a CDS encoding ABC transporter ATP-binding protein translates to METSDVILSVKDLQKRIGGRTLIQDISFDVKKGEVFGFLGPNGAGKTTTIRMLVGLIKPTRGTIHICGYDLQKDFVKAMGYVGCIVENPELYKFLTGRENLQQFARMAEGISDDRIEEVVRLVGLENRIDDKVKTYSLGMRQRLGIAQALLARPKLLILDEPTNGLDPGGIRELREFVRMLAEQEGLSVFISSHLLSEIEMMCDSVAIIHQGRCLYSGSVQGLLKREKGDTLWRVNPVQKALKMILAQPFVQTATIEGDSIRCTVPPDLIPELNARLVEGQIEIYSIRQAVPTLEDLFLEMTGGDRIA, encoded by the coding sequence ATGGAAACATCTGACGTGATATTGTCGGTAAAAGATTTGCAGAAAAGAATCGGCGGCAGGACGCTGATTCAGGATATCTCCTTTGACGTGAAGAAGGGGGAAGTGTTCGGATTTCTCGGTCCCAACGGGGCGGGGAAGACAACAACCATCCGGATGCTGGTCGGTCTGATCAAACCTACCCGGGGGACGATTCATATATGCGGCTATGATCTGCAGAAAGATTTCGTGAAAGCGATGGGGTATGTAGGATGTATCGTAGAGAATCCGGAACTCTATAAATTTCTGACAGGACGCGAAAACCTTCAACAGTTTGCCAGAATGGCAGAGGGAATCTCCGACGACCGAATCGAGGAAGTGGTGAGGCTGGTCGGGCTGGAAAACCGGATCGACGACAAAGTGAAAACTTACTCCCTCGGGATGCGACAGCGTCTGGGAATTGCACAGGCACTTCTGGCAAGGCCAAAACTGCTAATCCTTGATGAACCCACCAACGGTCTTGACCCGGGAGGGATCCGCGAGCTTCGCGAGTTTGTCCGCATGCTGGCGGAACAAGAGGGACTGAGTGTATTCATTTCCAGCCATTTGCTGAGTGAAATCGAGATGATGTGCGATTCGGTGGCCATCATCCACCAGGGACGCTGCCTGTATTCAGGCTCTGTTCAAGGCCTGTTGAAACGGGAAAAAGGGGACACGCTGTGGCGAGTCAACCCGGTGCAGAAAGCGTTGAAAATGATTTTGGCACAACCCTTCGTTCAGACGGCAACCATCGAGGGAGATTCCATTCGCTGTACCGTCCCCCCGGATCTTATTCCCGAGCTGAATGCCCGGCTGGTGGAGGGACAGATAGAAATCTACTCCATCCGGCAAGCAGTTCCCACATTGGAAGATCTGTTCCTTGAGATGACAGGGGGTGACCGGATTGCTTAG
- a CDS encoding ABC transporter permease has protein sequence MLRFIGLVENETIKLLKRRRFVLIMVILVALVTLFAYAQQLSQQRMLQRVGTLDWKPVLQQQIADYESRMRNAFVSEDRKKFYQFRIEQARYYLKQDINPAAPGTATFVRTFMDLSVSLLLPLLVVTLSADLVSAEWGEGTIKLLLTRPVKRWKILAAKYAALVMFVSLTVMAAFLAAAVVGGLFFGWGGWTMPVATGFTVTGGELDTSTAYNISQYQYILRSYGLGWVVCMAVATITFTISVLVRHAAATMGLMLAALIGGNILVDLASSWTAAKYLFMVNLRVTGYLAGSVPPIEGMSLPFSLAVLLGWGAAALIAGFWVFTKRDVLA, from the coding sequence TTGCTTAGATTCATCGGATTGGTGGAAAACGAAACTATCAAACTTCTCAAACGCAGGAGATTTGTATTGATTATGGTGATACTGGTCGCGCTTGTGACACTGTTTGCCTACGCCCAGCAATTGAGCCAGCAAAGGATGCTCCAGCGTGTGGGCACGCTCGACTGGAAGCCGGTACTGCAGCAACAGATTGCAGACTATGAGAGCCGGATGCGAAACGCTTTCGTTTCGGAAGACCGCAAGAAGTTTTATCAATTCCGGATTGAGCAGGCCCGCTATTACCTGAAGCAGGACATTAATCCCGCCGCTCCGGGCACGGCCACATTCGTTCGGACGTTTATGGATCTCAGCGTGTCTTTGCTGCTCCCGCTGCTCGTTGTTACGCTGTCGGCAGATCTTGTTTCGGCCGAATGGGGAGAAGGGACGATCAAGCTGCTCTTGACCCGACCGGTCAAGCGATGGAAGATTCTTGCGGCCAAATATGCCGCGCTTGTGATGTTTGTATCCTTGACGGTGATGGCTGCCTTTCTTGCCGCCGCTGTGGTGGGCGGACTGTTTTTCGGATGGGGCGGGTGGACGATGCCGGTCGCAACCGGGTTCACCGTGACCGGTGGGGAGTTGGATACCTCCACAGCTTACAATATTTCGCAATATCAATATATCCTGCGTTCCTATGGTTTGGGGTGGGTGGTCTGCATGGCAGTGGCAACCATTACTTTCACCATATCCGTCTTGGTACGGCATGCGGCCGCCACTATGGGTTTGATGCTGGCAGCGCTGATCGGCGGCAACATACTGGTCGATCTTGCCAGTTCCTGGACGGCAGCCAAGTACCTGTTCATGGTCAATTTGCGGGTAACCGGTTACCTGGCAGGGAGTGTCCCGCCGATTGAAGGGATGTCTCTTCCATTCTCGCTGGCTGTCTTGCTCGGTTGGGGGGCAGCGGCGCTGATTGCAGGTTTCTGGGTGTTTACCAAACGGGATGTCTTGGCATAG
- the mrdA gene encoding penicillin-binding protein 2, with product MEKETQSHLSGRLHILFFIVFLGLVMLLLRLSYIQLQNGDKYEELAEGNRYAQQVLPAPRGQFIDRNGEILVTNKPSFTIQYTNPFTAKDEKEKKEIEKQIELIAERLLPLLEDPEDKEKLTKEKMISIMRDIKPNMSRSTPRKIKTNATDRQVARIREHLHELPGIAVIPEAIRDYRLKTFGSHIFGYMNSINDKMWNELGYKNKGYLMTDKVGYTGLEKQYEEYLKGTHGATRVEVNIHGDPIRRDKNSYFVEKKPIPGNDLILTIDRKLQQATEEALAERVNALKGSTVKNAAAVAMDPNTGEVLALASYPAFDPNHWLDYLSDEEEKLFRPAEWNHAVEYPYEPGSTVKMLTTMIGLKEGVVKPDEKIFCPGGLDLSGYYAKCWDDRGHGYSNGREAIAKSCNVYMYTIGKRLGKHQFIFQNGGVKNWMEKYDKPAFEKFKKYQNEFGLGVKTGIDLPFESAGKYNYFELATTNMPFFAIGQNSNFTTLQLAQYVSTIANGGKRLKPYLVQRIVSPEKKVIKEMKPEVLNQVSFSPELLQYAREGMWQVTHEPYGTASYTFGKKPYNVAGKTGTAQTGRNTENYWFVGFAPYENPKIAIAVVVPEGKVGAHSYEMAGPIAEKMLDTFFGVPPKEEKKPQ from the coding sequence ATGGAAAAGGAAACCCAGTCGCATCTGAGTGGACGACTGCACATCCTTTTTTTCATCGTGTTCTTGGGTTTGGTCATGCTGCTGCTGCGTTTAAGTTATATTCAGCTGCAGAACGGGGACAAATATGAAGAACTGGCGGAAGGCAACCGTTACGCCCAACAGGTGCTGCCCGCACCACGCGGACAATTCATTGATCGAAACGGAGAAATTCTGGTAACCAACAAACCTTCGTTTACGATTCAATATACAAACCCGTTCACTGCCAAAGATGAGAAAGAGAAAAAGGAAATTGAGAAGCAGATCGAATTGATCGCGGAACGTTTGCTTCCTCTGCTGGAAGATCCGGAAGATAAGGAAAAGCTGACCAAAGAGAAGATGATCTCGATTATGCGGGATATCAAGCCGAATATGTCCCGTTCCACCCCGCGGAAAATCAAAACGAACGCCACCGACCGTCAAGTGGCAAGGATTCGCGAACACCTGCACGAGCTTCCGGGGATCGCTGTCATCCCGGAAGCAATCCGTGACTACCGTTTGAAGACCTTCGGTTCCCATATCTTTGGCTACATGAACTCGATTAACGACAAGATGTGGAATGAACTGGGCTATAAGAACAAGGGGTACCTGATGACCGATAAAGTCGGGTACACAGGGTTGGAAAAGCAGTACGAGGAGTATTTGAAGGGCACGCACGGCGCCACCCGGGTGGAGGTCAATATTCATGGAGATCCGATCCGGCGTGACAAAAACTCCTATTTTGTTGAGAAAAAGCCGATTCCCGGAAATGACCTGATCCTGACCATCGACAGGAAACTGCAGCAAGCTACGGAAGAAGCATTGGCCGAACGGGTGAATGCACTTAAGGGCTCCACTGTCAAAAATGCGGCAGCAGTGGCGATGGATCCCAATACGGGGGAAGTGCTGGCGCTGGCCAGTTACCCTGCCTTTGATCCCAATCACTGGCTTGACTATTTGTCGGATGAGGAAGAAAAATTGTTCCGCCCGGCCGAATGGAACCATGCGGTGGAATACCCCTATGAACCGGGATCAACGGTAAAGATGCTGACCACCATGATCGGCTTGAAAGAAGGTGTCGTCAAACCCGACGAGAAAATCTTCTGTCCGGGGGGACTTGACCTTTCCGGGTACTATGCAAAGTGCTGGGACGATAGAGGCCATGGATATAGCAACGGACGCGAAGCGATAGCCAAATCCTGCAACGTATATATGTACACGATCGGCAAACGGCTCGGCAAACACCAGTTCATCTTCCAAAACGGCGGAGTCAAGAACTGGATGGAGAAATACGATAAGCCCGCCTTTGAGAAGTTTAAGAAATACCAGAACGAGTTTGGGCTCGGCGTCAAGACAGGAATTGACCTTCCCTTTGAGTCTGCAGGCAAATACAACTATTTTGAACTGGCCACCACCAACATGCCATTCTTTGCCATTGGTCAAAACTCCAATTTCACTACGCTGCAGTTGGCTCAATATGTGAGCACCATTGCCAATGGAGGCAAGCGCTTGAAGCCGTATCTGGTGCAAAGGATAGTCTCTCCGGAGAAGAAAGTGATCAAGGAAATGAAGCCCGAGGTGCTGAACCAGGTATCCTTTTCCCCGGAATTGCTTCAGTATGCCCGGGAGGGAATGTGGCAGGTTACTCATGAGCCCTATGGAACCGCCTCCTACACATTCGGGAAAAAGCCTTACAATGTAGCCGGAAAAACCGGTACCGCCCAGACTGGCCGGAACACTGAGAACTACTGGTTTGTAGGATTCGCTCCCTACGAGAATCCGAAGATTGCCATTGCTGTTGTGGTTCCCGAAGGAAAAGTGGGCGCACACTCTTATGAAATGGCCGGTCCCATTGCCGAAAAGATGCTTGATACTTTCTTTGGCGTCCCTCCGAAAGAGGAGAAGAAGCCGCAATAA
- a CDS encoding RsmF rRNA methyltransferase first C-terminal domain-containing protein, whose protein sequence is MKGLPQPFISRMSDLLGTEYELFSQSYENPKTMGLRVNTLKISAEEFLAISPFRLEPVPWAPEGFYYEAEESPGKHVYHTAGLYYIQEPSAMAIAPGLAPEPGERVLDLCAAPGGKTTHLAAYMKGRGILVANEFVAGRAKVLAENVERLGVRNAVIFNEHPAKLAAAFPGWFDRILVDAPCSGEGMFRKDPAACEEWSLENVVHCAIRQLDILEEAAKMLRPGGKLVYSTCTFSPEENESVLDRFLDTHPEFRLLPFPNASCFSPGRPEWGKGRPELQHAVRLWPHRIRGEGHFSALLEKTDGAEPGVVPLQTKVQSEAVSLLNAFMRESLMEPIPGTQLLLQGENLYSTPGDLPDVKRLKWVRPGLHLGEVKKKRFEPSHTLAMTLSSKEVVRFISLQPDDPEVARYLRGETLSATTPDGWTLVCVHQFPLGWGKVVNGTLKNHYPKGLRIP, encoded by the coding sequence ATGAAAGGTTTACCCCAGCCCTTTATTAGCCGTATGTCCGATTTGCTGGGCACTGAATATGAATTGTTTTCCCAAAGTTATGAAAATCCCAAGACGATGGGGCTTCGCGTCAATACCCTGAAAATTTCCGCTGAAGAATTCCTTGCCATCTCCCCCTTCCGGCTTGAGCCCGTTCCTTGGGCTCCCGAAGGTTTCTATTATGAAGCGGAGGAGTCCCCCGGAAAGCATGTATATCACACAGCCGGATTGTACTATATCCAGGAACCCAGCGCGATGGCCATCGCACCTGGCCTCGCTCCGGAACCCGGAGAACGCGTTCTCGATTTGTGTGCGGCACCGGGGGGTAAGACCACTCATCTGGCCGCCTACATGAAAGGTCGCGGGATTCTTGTTGCCAATGAATTTGTAGCAGGCCGTGCCAAGGTCCTGGCAGAAAATGTGGAAAGACTCGGTGTACGCAATGCCGTTATCTTTAACGAACATCCCGCTAAACTTGCCGCTGCCTTTCCGGGATGGTTTGACCGCATCCTGGTTGATGCACCCTGTTCCGGTGAAGGCATGTTCCGCAAAGATCCCGCAGCCTGCGAAGAATGGTCATTGGAGAACGTTGTTCACTGTGCAATCCGCCAGCTGGACATATTGGAAGAAGCGGCCAAGATGCTGCGTCCCGGTGGGAAACTGGTCTATTCGACCTGCACATTTTCACCGGAAGAAAACGAATCGGTATTGGACCGGTTCCTTGACACACATCCGGAATTTCGGCTGCTTCCCTTTCCCAACGCGTCATGCTTCTCTCCCGGCCGTCCCGAATGGGGAAAAGGACGCCCGGAACTGCAGCATGCGGTCCGCCTGTGGCCTCACCGGATAAGGGGAGAGGGCCACTTCTCCGCACTGCTGGAAAAAACGGATGGTGCTGAGCCTGGGGTAGTGCCCCTGCAGACCAAAGTACAGTCGGAGGCAGTATCGCTACTGAACGCTTTCATGCGCGAGAGTCTGATGGAACCAATTCCAGGCACCCAATTGCTGCTGCAGGGAGAGAACCTTTATTCCACTCCCGGCGATTTGCCTGATGTCAAAAGACTTAAGTGGGTCAGGCCGGGACTGCACCTGGGCGAAGTCAAGAAGAAGAGATTCGAGCCAAGCCACACTCTCGCCATGACCCTAAGTTCGAAAGAAGTTGTGCGGTTTATTTCCCTCCAGCCTGATGATCCCGAAGTTGCCCGTTATCTGCGAGGTGAAACACTGTCCGCAACAACTCCCGACGGATGGACCCTGGTTTGCGTGCATCAGTTTCCTCTGGGATGGGGCAAAGTGGTGAACGGAACTTTGAAGAATCATTACCCCAAAGGATTGCGGATTCCCTGA
- the acpS gene encoding holo-ACP synthase, whose product MLIGVDMVEIRRIEDLAKNPAFLKRIYTEEEISLVQDVSNGRRAEILAGRFAVKEAVAKALGTGISGGLTFRDIQTLQGSMGEPVLSLQGKAKEMADCAGVSNLKVSLSHAAGLVIAFVLLETGQAE is encoded by the coding sequence ATGCTGATTGGCGTAGACATGGTGGAAATCAGGAGAATCGAAGATCTTGCGAAAAATCCCGCATTCCTGAAAAGAATTTACACAGAAGAGGAAATCAGCCTCGTCCAGGATGTGTCAAACGGAAGAAGAGCCGAAATCCTGGCCGGACGGTTTGCTGTCAAAGAAGCGGTGGCAAAAGCGCTTGGAACGGGGATCTCAGGCGGACTTACCTTTCGGGACATTCAAACCTTGCAAGGGTCAATGGGTGAACCTGTCCTGTCACTTCAAGGCAAAGCAAAAGAGATGGCGGACTGTGCAGGAGTGAGCAATCTCAAGGTGAGCTTGTCCCATGCTGCCGGGTTGGTGATCGCATTCGTTTTGCTGGAGACGGGTCAAGCGGAGTAG
- the sda gene encoding sporulation histidine kinase inhibitor Sda, translated as MRLLSDEVLLESYRLAVELKLDEHFIELLLKEIQDRDLHIPVKSYSA; from the coding sequence ATGCGTTTGCTAAGTGATGAAGTGCTGTTGGAATCATACAGACTTGCGGTTGAACTGAAACTGGACGAACATTTTATCGAGTTGCTGCTGAAGGAAATCCAAGACCGGGATTTGCACATTCCGGTGAAATCCTACTCCGCTTGA